In a genomic window of Flavobacteriales bacterium:
- a CDS encoding carboxylesterase family protein, whose product MRNILFIPMLLATVARAQDCSIPFTEPLFGVQVESDIWYGNATRFNGGTDSLRLNLYKPVGDGQTDRPLVVLIHGGGLIEGHRNDFNALCDQLASYGYAAATISYRLGYYGNGILEAPYAYDPNEFRRAAYRAMQDAKGAIRFLKGRSALDSTSTTSVILLGASAGAITAMHAAYLDQPGEKPASCSTIGQVQHFFNFFPRPDLGGVEGDLNLNGHSASVLGAVNLFGAVLDTAFIGSTQDPALFSYHQTGDPVVGCSMQQPYWGIGLGMPDQQPWLQGSCTIDLRMQHLGFSADRYHFHLHTGNEHTVHDPVAVLAEAASWMRDLFCFPTSITAVDSFDAFSIHPNPAHGVAWITMPLGTAGELELLDPLGRLVSSTSLTARLTELDLRSLASGTYLARLRHHGGARTFRLVLD is encoded by the coding sequence ATGCGCAACATCCTGTTCATCCCCATGCTCCTCGCAACCGTCGCGCGCGCACAGGATTGCAGCATCCCTTTCACTGAGCCGCTCTTCGGCGTGCAAGTGGAGAGCGATATCTGGTACGGCAATGCCACGCGCTTCAACGGCGGCACCGACAGCCTTCGCCTCAATCTGTACAAGCCCGTCGGCGATGGGCAGACCGATCGCCCGCTGGTGGTGCTCATCCACGGGGGCGGACTGATCGAAGGGCACCGCAACGACTTCAATGCGCTCTGCGATCAACTGGCCTCCTACGGCTACGCGGCGGCTACCATCAGCTATCGGTTGGGCTACTACGGCAACGGCATCCTCGAAGCGCCCTATGCCTACGATCCGAATGAATTCCGCCGCGCTGCTTATCGCGCCATGCAAGACGCCAAAGGCGCCATCCGCTTCCTGAAAGGACGCAGCGCGCTCGATAGCACCAGCACCACCAGCGTGATCCTGCTCGGTGCCAGCGCGGGCGCGATCACCGCCATGCACGCCGCGTACTTGGACCAACCCGGTGAGAAGCCCGCGAGCTGCAGCACCATCGGTCAAGTGCAGCACTTCTTCAACTTCTTCCCGCGCCCGGATCTGGGCGGCGTGGAAGGCGACCTGAACCTGAACGGGCACAGTGCGAGCGTGCTCGGCGCAGTGAATCTCTTCGGAGCGGTGCTCGACACGGCATTCATCGGTTCGACGCAGGATCCAGCGCTCTTCTCCTACCACCAGACCGGAGATCCCGTCGTGGGATGCAGCATGCAACAGCCCTATTGGGGCATCGGCTTGGGCATGCCCGATCAGCAGCCATGGCTCCAGGGATCATGCACCATTGATCTCCGGATGCAGCACCTAGGATTCTCTGCGGACCGCTATCACTTCCACCTGCACACCGGCAACGAGCACACGGTGCATGACCCGGTCGCGGTGCTCGCGGAAGCCGCATCGTGGATGCGTGACCTTTTCTGCTTCCCGACATCCATCACCGCAGTGGATTCCTTCGATGCCTTCAGCATTCATCCGAATCCAGCGCATGGCGTTGCCTGGATCACGATGCCGCTTGGAACAGCGGGGGAATTGGAGCTGTTGGATCCGCTTGGCCGGTTGGTCTCAAGCACCTCCCTGACTGCCCGGCTCACCGAATTGGACCTGCGTTCATTGGCCTCTGGCACCTACCTGGCCCGATTGCGGCACCACGGCGGCGCGCGCACGTTCCGATTGGTCCTTGATTGA
- a CDS encoding DUF1573 domain-containing protein — protein sequence MKRSLACIVLLCAAIRVDAQSIEQWTKWGDAAMARGEHYGATRFYDGALAIDGGRMGLQWKQAEACRLSHQYDRAAAFYERVQKKDQGRTYKDALHWLGEMQLSMGDYEAAERTWNKVLQKEKDKSSVLAKRAENALIGCGLSRTLRPDSLIALEHLPQPVNTYDSEFGARIGPDSALHFASLRGQLNKKGEVEDTAAYRTVIMRNGSKGPEPLSGSVNGPGENANIAWSRDGQWVLFTRCEARCRIHIARIDSSGRIGEASVLPGIGDEVSSTQPMIAWWDEREMLLFASDRAGGAGGWDIWMAEFHDGSVRNLSALDRFVNSPGNERCPWYDEAARTLWFSSDFHPGLGGYDIFRSTWGADVFSHPIHAGLPINSPANDLYPANYRTLGEFWLTSNRKGSFANKGETCCNDLYRFRLPAEREPSDTPIALEVNADPEPESPAEKLISFARAFPVKLYFHNDDPEPRSWATTTEQTYDACYARYKELMAEYELQSADSAGVQRFYAEEVDGGWRALAELEGIIYPVLEEGRSITLEVRGHASPLARTDYNRNLSMRRIESLRNHLRAVDGGRFIPYLEGSAANGARLTVKELPFGEERSATGVSDDLRDTRRSVHSVAAMAERRIEVVGIGMETRTATNMGVRIAKHVGMLRQDEVRTVPYTLVNTGSTPMKLLRADADCGCTTAELPDRTLAPGDSAVVEVTFNGRAIIGPLLRLVYVETDGDPFRFELVLEGVVE from the coding sequence GTGCCGATTGAGCCACCAGTACGACCGCGCCGCCGCCTTCTATGAGCGCGTGCAGAAGAAGGACCAGGGCCGCACCTACAAGGACGCGCTGCACTGGCTCGGCGAGATGCAACTGAGCATGGGCGACTACGAAGCCGCCGAGCGCACCTGGAACAAGGTGCTGCAGAAGGAGAAGGATAAATCCTCAGTGCTCGCCAAGCGCGCCGAGAATGCGCTCATCGGTTGCGGGCTGTCCCGCACCTTGAGGCCGGACAGCCTGATCGCATTGGAGCACCTGCCGCAGCCCGTGAATACCTACGACAGTGAATTCGGGGCGCGCATCGGCCCGGATTCCGCGCTGCACTTCGCCAGCCTGCGCGGCCAGCTGAACAAGAAGGGTGAAGTGGAGGACACCGCCGCGTACCGCACCGTGATCATGCGCAACGGCTCGAAAGGGCCGGAGCCCTTGTCGGGTTCGGTGAACGGCCCGGGCGAGAACGCGAACATCGCCTGGAGCCGCGATGGGCAATGGGTCCTCTTCACGCGCTGCGAAGCCCGATGCCGCATCCACATCGCACGAATCGATTCTTCAGGACGCATCGGCGAAGCAAGCGTGCTGCCCGGCATCGGTGACGAGGTGAGCAGCACGCAGCCCATGATCGCGTGGTGGGATGAGCGCGAGATGCTGCTCTTCGCCAGCGATCGGGCAGGTGGCGCGGGCGGATGGGACATCTGGATGGCCGAGTTCCACGACGGAAGCGTGAGAAACCTGTCAGCGCTGGATCGATTCGTGAATTCGCCAGGCAACGAGCGCTGCCCTTGGTACGATGAGGCCGCGCGCACGCTCTGGTTCAGCAGTGATTTCCATCCCGGCCTCGGCGGCTACGACATCTTCCGCAGCACCTGGGGCGCCGATGTGTTCAGCCATCCGATCCATGCCGGCCTGCCGATCAACAGCCCGGCCAACGACCTCTATCCCGCCAACTACCGAACTCTCGGTGAATTCTGGCTCACCAGCAACCGCAAGGGATCCTTCGCCAACAAGGGCGAGACCTGCTGCAACGACCTCTATCGTTTCCGCCTGCCTGCGGAGCGCGAGCCATCGGATACGCCAATAGCGCTAGAAGTGAACGCCGACCCTGAACCGGAATCGCCGGCGGAGAAGCTCATCTCCTTCGCGCGCGCCTTCCCGGTGAAGCTGTACTTCCACAACGACGATCCGGAGCCGCGCTCCTGGGCCACCACCACCGAACAGACCTACGATGCTTGTTATGCGCGCTACAAGGAGTTGATGGCTGAGTACGAGCTTCAGTCCGCGGATTCCGCAGGCGTGCAGCGCTTCTATGCAGAGGAAGTCGATGGCGGGTGGCGCGCGCTGGCCGAGTTGGAAGGCATCATCTACCCCGTGCTGGAGGAAGGCCGCAGCATCACGCTCGAAGTGCGCGGCCACGCCAGCCCGCTGGCACGAACCGACTACAACCGGAACCTGAGCATGCGCCGCATCGAGAGCCTGCGCAACCACCTGCGCGCGGTGGATGGCGGCCGATTCATCCCTTATCTCGAAGGTTCGGCAGCCAATGGTGCACGGCTTACGGTGAAGGAGCTGCCCTTCGGCGAGGAGCGCTCGGCCACGGGCGTGAGCGACGACCTCCGCGATACGCGGCGAAGCGTCCACAGCGTGGCCGCAATGGCCGAGCGCCGCATCGAAGTGGTGGGCATCGGCATGGAGACGCGCACGGCGACGAACATGGGCGTGCGGATCGCGAAGCACGTGGGCATGCTGCGGCAGGATGAAGTGCGCACGGTGCCCTACACGCTGGTGAACACCGGATCAACGCCCATGAAGCTGCTGAGGGCCGATGCCGATTGCGGATGCACGACCGCCGAACTGCCCGATCGGACGCTGGCGCCCGGCGATAGCGCCGTTGTGGAGGTCACGTTCAATGGCCGGGCGATCATCGGCCCGCTGCTGCGCCTCGTGTACGTGGAGACCGACGGCGACCCTTTCCGCTTCGAACTGGTGCTGGAAGGCGTGGTGGAGTGA
- a CDS encoding MBOAT family protein: MLFNSIAFAVFLPAVFALYWWVFRERRVQNAFLLLASWAFYAWWDWRFLGLLWLSTAADYIIAARLHADAGARRRKAWLVLSIGINIGLLCAFKYMGFFVESAAELLRAMGMDPHLPVLRLALPVGISFYTFQTLSYTIDVYRGHFQPTRDPIAFGAFVAFFPQLVAGPIERARDLLPQFEAPRRFDAALAADGLRQMLWGFFKKLAVADPLGAMADAVFGMDASATSGVTLFFGALCFAFQIYGDFSGYSDIAIGCARLFGFRLSRNFNYPYFSRSIGEFWRRWHMTLSGWLRDYVYLPLGGARAKAGRLRNILITFSVSGLWHGANWTFIGWGLLHGAYYAPEVLSTRRARLRSEPTWRDIPRMALVFLAVLAAWVLFRAPTLEGATSHLYHIAANINLRRHELSDWARWAIWWPTLLMLATEWRSRREQHGLARIGGHRALRWAVYLFLIIVIGLRMQLFTEHAFIYFRF, translated from the coding sequence ATGCTCTTCAATTCCATCGCGTTCGCAGTCTTCCTCCCGGCGGTGTTCGCGCTGTACTGGTGGGTGTTCCGCGAAAGGCGCGTGCAGAATGCCTTCCTGCTGCTGGCCAGTTGGGCGTTCTATGCGTGGTGGGATTGGCGATTCCTAGGCCTGCTCTGGCTCAGCACAGCGGCTGACTACATTATCGCTGCGCGGCTTCACGCAGATGCCGGAGCCCGTCGGAGAAAGGCATGGTTGGTCCTGAGCATCGGCATCAACATCGGGCTGCTGTGCGCATTCAAGTACATGGGGTTCTTCGTGGAGAGCGCCGCCGAGCTCTTGCGGGCCATGGGCATGGATCCTCACTTGCCGGTCCTTCGGCTCGCGCTGCCTGTCGGCATCAGCTTCTACACCTTCCAGACGCTGAGCTATACCATCGATGTCTATCGTGGGCATTTCCAGCCAACACGCGACCCGATCGCGTTCGGGGCCTTCGTCGCGTTCTTCCCGCAGCTGGTGGCCGGCCCCATCGAGCGAGCGCGAGACCTGCTGCCGCAATTCGAGGCGCCCCGACGCTTCGATGCAGCGCTCGCCGCCGATGGGCTCCGACAGATGCTCTGGGGCTTCTTCAAGAAGTTGGCCGTGGCCGATCCCTTGGGCGCCATGGCCGATGCGGTCTTCGGCATGGACGCGAGCGCTACCAGCGGGGTCACCCTCTTCTTCGGTGCGCTGTGCTTCGCATTCCAGATCTACGGCGACTTCAGCGGCTATAGCGACATCGCCATCGGATGCGCGCGCCTATTCGGGTTCCGATTGAGCCGAAATTTCAACTACCCGTACTTCAGCCGGAGCATCGGTGAGTTCTGGCGGCGCTGGCACATGACCCTCAGCGGCTGGCTGCGCGATTACGTGTATTTGCCCTTGGGCGGCGCTCGCGCGAAGGCCGGAAGATTGCGCAACATCCTCATCACGTTCAGCGTGAGCGGGCTCTGGCACGGCGCCAATTGGACCTTCATCGGATGGGGCCTGCTCCATGGCGCGTATTACGCGCCGGAGGTGCTTTCCACGCGCCGCGCGCGCCTGCGGTCCGAGCCCACTTGGCGGGACATCCCGCGCATGGCCTTGGTGTTCCTGGCCGTACTGGCAGCGTGGGTCCTGTTCCGGGCACCGACCCTCGAAGGTGCCACGTCGCACCTGTACCACATCGCCGCCAACATCAACCTGCGCAGGCACGAACTCTCAGACTGGGCGCGATGGGCCATCTGGTGGCCCACCTTGCTCATGCTCGCCACCGAATGGCGCTCGAGGCGCGAACAGCATGGCCTGGCACGCATCGGCGGCCATCGTGCGCTCCGTTGGGCCGTGTACCTTTTCCTCATCATCGTCATTGGGCTGCGCATGCAGCTCTTCACCGAACATGCCTTCATCTACTTCCGCTTCTGA
- a CDS encoding 6,7-dimethyl-8-ribityllumazine synthase produces the protein MSTAEKHLSHYDPAGVPSGAGRRFALVVSEWNEEVTDALRKGARETLMKHGVAESDIVERWVPGSFELAAGAQFLLERGGLHGVICLGSIVRGETPHFDYVCQGTTQGIMAVGLKFSVPVIFGVLTDDTLQQARDRSGGKHGNKGVDCAVAVLKMAALKSEG, from the coding sequence ATGTCCACGGCGGAGAAGCACCTCTCGCATTACGACCCGGCCGGCGTCCCCAGTGGCGCCGGTCGCCGTTTCGCCTTGGTGGTGAGCGAATGGAATGAAGAGGTGACCGATGCGCTGCGGAAGGGTGCCCGTGAGACGCTGATGAAGCATGGCGTGGCCGAAAGCGACATCGTGGAGCGCTGGGTGCCCGGAAGCTTCGAGTTGGCGGCCGGAGCGCAATTCCTGCTTGAGCGCGGCGGGCTGCATGGCGTGATCTGCCTGGGCAGCATCGTGCGCGGCGAGACCCCCCACTTCGATTATGTGTGCCAGGGCACCACCCAAGGCATCATGGCCGTGGGCCTCAAGTTCAGCGTGCCGGTGATCTTCGGGGTGCTCACGGACGACACCCTGCAGCAGGCCCGAGACCGCAGCGGCGGCAAGCATGGCAATAAGGGCGTCGATTGCGCGGTGGCTGTCCTGAAGATGGCCGCGCTGAAGTCCGAGGGCTGA
- a CDS encoding bifunctional 3,4-dihydroxy-2-butanone-4-phosphate synthase/GTP cyclohydrolase II, with translation MSNAFDPIEEAIADLRAGKAIIVVDDEDRENEGDFVTAARNATPAMINFMATHGRGLICAPLTEERCAELGLDLMVQDNTALHETPFTVSVDLKGHGTTTGISASDRSKTMLALIDPAMQAHDFARPGHIFPLKARKGGVLRRTGHTEAAVDLARMAGFEPAGLIVEILNEDGTMARLPQLQEIAKRFGLKLISIEDLVAYRMRTERLVERMVDVQLPTEHGDFKLIAYKQSTTGEEHLALVKGEWKPDEPVLVRVHSSCVTGDIFGSCRCDCGPQLHRAMEMVEREGRGVIVYMQQEGRGIGLLNKLQAYKLQEQGADTVEANVMLGFDMDARDYGVGAQILHDLGVRKMRLLTNNPRKRTGLIGYGLEIVENVAIEIASNPHNERYLRTKKEKLGHNLRLKG, from the coding sequence ATGAGCAACGCGTTCGACCCGATCGAGGAAGCCATCGCCGACCTGCGTGCAGGAAAGGCCATCATCGTCGTTGACGATGAGGACCGTGAGAATGAAGGCGACTTCGTTACCGCAGCCCGCAATGCCACGCCTGCCATGATCAACTTCATGGCAACGCATGGACGCGGGCTCATCTGCGCGCCCCTCACCGAGGAGCGCTGCGCGGAGCTCGGCCTCGACCTGATGGTGCAGGACAACACCGCGCTGCACGAAACGCCCTTCACGGTGAGCGTCGACCTCAAGGGCCACGGCACCACCACCGGCATCAGCGCCAGCGACCGCAGCAAGACCATGCTCGCGCTGATCGACCCCGCCATGCAGGCCCATGACTTCGCAAGGCCCGGCCACATCTTCCCGCTGAAGGCCCGCAAGGGCGGCGTGCTCCGGCGCACCGGGCATACGGAAGCAGCCGTTGACCTGGCGCGCATGGCAGGATTCGAGCCGGCCGGACTGATCGTGGAGATCCTGAATGAGGATGGCACCATGGCGCGCCTGCCGCAGTTGCAGGAGATCGCCAAGCGATTCGGCCTCAAGCTGATCAGCATCGAGGACCTGGTGGCCTACCGCATGCGGACAGAGCGGCTCGTTGAGCGCATGGTCGATGTGCAGTTGCCCACGGAGCACGGTGATTTCAAGCTCATCGCGTACAAGCAGAGCACCACCGGCGAGGAGCACCTGGCCCTGGTGAAGGGAGAATGGAAGCCCGACGAGCCGGTGCTGGTCCGCGTGCACTCATCATGCGTCACCGGCGACATCTTCGGAAGCTGCCGATGCGATTGCGGCCCGCAATTGCATCGCGCCATGGAGATGGTGGAGCGCGAAGGCCGTGGCGTGATCGTGTACATGCAGCAGGAAGGGCGCGGCATCGGCTTGTTGAACAAGCTGCAGGCCTACAAGCTGCAGGAGCAAGGCGCTGATACCGTGGAGGCCAACGTGATGCTCGGCTTCGACATGGATGCGCGCGATTACGGCGTGGGCGCTCAGATCCTGCACGACCTCGGCGTTCGCAAGATGCGGCTGCTCACCAACAACCCGCGCAAGCGCACCGGCCTCATCGGCTATGGCCTTGAGATCGTCGAGAACGTGGCCATCGAGATCGCCTCCAACCCGCACAACGAGCGCTACCTCCGCACCAAGAAGGAGAAGCTCGGGCACAACCTCAGGCTCAAGGGCTGA
- a CDS encoding tetratricopeptide repeat protein: protein MSKKTIEAAQSQDIDLGQVYTRTELILEKNKKPITYGAIGLLVVVAAILGYKKLYAEPRATEAAELIWKAQYYFEIDSLNKALNGDEIYPGFISIASDYGDTPSGKLAHYYLGSIYMQQEQYQMALDSYKEADLDDDVLRVMAVGNQGDALVELGQAADAVKLFEKAAGMVRSDFTTPMYLMKAGILHQQAGSWKDARKAFERIAKEFPTSNEASQARKYAGLAEAMGG from the coding sequence ATGAGCAAGAAGACCATCGAAGCGGCGCAGAGCCAAGACATCGACCTCGGGCAGGTGTACACCCGGACCGAACTCATCCTGGAGAAGAACAAGAAGCCGATCACGTATGGGGCGATCGGCTTGCTGGTCGTGGTCGCCGCGATCCTCGGGTACAAGAAGCTCTATGCAGAGCCGCGCGCCACGGAGGCTGCGGAGCTGATCTGGAAGGCCCAGTACTACTTCGAGATCGATTCACTCAACAAAGCGCTGAACGGCGACGAGATCTACCCCGGCTTCATCAGCATCGCATCGGATTACGGCGACACGCCGAGCGGGAAGCTGGCGCATTACTACCTCGGTTCCATCTACATGCAGCAGGAGCAGTACCAGATGGCGCTCGATAGCTACAAGGAGGCCGATTTGGATGACGACGTCCTGCGCGTGATGGCCGTGGGCAACCAGGGTGATGCACTCGTGGAACTCGGCCAGGCCGCCGATGCCGTGAAGCTCTTCGAGAAGGCCGCTGGCATGGTGCGGAGCGACTTCACCACGCCGATGTACTTGATGAAGGCTGGCATCCTGCACCAACAGGCCGGCAGCTGGAAGGATGCCCGCAAGGCCTTCGAGCGAATCGCCAAGGAATTCCCGACCAGCAACGAGGCCAGCCAGGCACGCAAGTATGCCGGGCTGGCTGAGGCCATGGGCGGCTAG
- a CDS encoding peptidylprolyl isomerase: MRIAKNSVVSFHYTLNDGDGRLLDTSAGRDAFAYIHGSGMIVPGLEAEMEGKAKGDSMNVQVEPAKGYGEVDPSLMQRVPVEKFGGQTVEEGMQFQTPDHRVWSVLEVKDGEVVLNGNHPLAGVTLHFSVEVTDVREATAEELAHGHVHGEGGHHH, encoded by the coding sequence ATGCGCATCGCCAAGAACTCCGTGGTCTCGTTCCACTACACCCTAAACGATGGCGATGGCCGTTTGCTCGATACGAGCGCGGGCCGGGATGCCTTCGCGTACATACACGGCAGCGGCATGATCGTGCCGGGGCTGGAAGCCGAGATGGAAGGCAAGGCCAAGGGCGACAGCATGAACGTGCAGGTGGAGCCGGCCAAAGGCTATGGCGAGGTGGACCCCAGCCTGATGCAGCGCGTTCCAGTGGAGAAATTCGGCGGTCAGACGGTAGAGGAAGGCATGCAGTTCCAGACCCCTGACCATCGCGTATGGAGCGTGCTGGAGGTGAAGGATGGGGAAGTGGTGCTCAATGGCAACCACCCGCTTGCCGGCGTCACACTGCACTTCAGCGTTGAAGTGACCGATGTGCGTGAGGCCACGGCAGAGGAGTTGGCCCACGGCCATGTGCATGGCGAGGGTGGCCATCACCATTGA
- a CDS encoding sodium:solute symporter: MKLWLVSTVIAAYFALLYAISVITSRGAGNSAFFLGERKSPWYIVAFGMIGASLSGVTFISVPGMVGNEQFSYLQMVLGYLPGYAVIAFVLMPLYYRLQLTSIYGYLGQRFGRSSYLTGAWFFLLSRSLGSAARLYLVAIVLQYLLFDALHVPFVLTTVLTIALIWLYTHKGGMRTIIWTDTLQTLFMLLAVGLTVALIGDKMGWGIGESLAQVNASELSRVFFFDDPKPGTYFWKQFLGGMFIAIAMTGLDQDMMQKNLSCRSIGEAQKNMVSFSLVLVVVNLVFLTLGAMLFLYADRFGIALPAKADQIYPMIATGGTLPIAAGLLFILGLIAAAYSSADSALTALTTSVCVDVLEIDKRPEEQRLALRRRVHLIMSAVMVVLILLFKALNDDSVIKTVFKVAGYTYGPLLGLFAFGMMTRFAVRDAWVPLVAVLSPVITYLLDLYSKELFGGYSFGFELLLVNGALTFAGLALCARPRGNA; this comes from the coding sequence ATGAAGCTCTGGCTCGTCAGCACGGTCATCGCGGCCTACTTCGCCCTGCTGTATGCGATCTCGGTGATCACCTCGCGCGGCGCAGGCAACAGCGCCTTCTTCCTCGGCGAGCGCAAGAGCCCTTGGTACATCGTGGCCTTCGGCATGATCGGCGCCTCGCTCAGCGGGGTCACCTTCATCAGCGTGCCGGGCATGGTGGGCAACGAGCAGTTCAGTTACCTGCAGATGGTGCTAGGCTACCTGCCGGGCTATGCGGTGATCGCCTTTGTCCTCATGCCGCTTTATTACCGCCTGCAGCTCACCAGCATCTACGGCTACCTCGGCCAGCGCTTCGGTCGCAGCAGCTACCTCACCGGCGCGTGGTTCTTCCTGCTCAGCCGCAGCCTGGGCTCCGCAGCGCGGCTCTACCTGGTTGCCATTGTGCTGCAATACCTGCTGTTCGATGCGCTGCATGTGCCGTTCGTGCTCACTACCGTGCTCACCATCGCGCTCATCTGGCTGTACACGCACAAGGGCGGCATGCGCACCATCATCTGGACGGATACGCTGCAGACGCTCTTCATGCTCCTGGCGGTTGGGCTTACCGTGGCGTTGATCGGGGATAAGATGGGCTGGGGCATCGGCGAGTCATTGGCCCAGGTGAATGCCAGCGAACTGAGCCGCGTCTTCTTCTTCGATGACCCCAAGCCCGGCACCTATTTCTGGAAGCAATTCCTCGGCGGCATGTTCATCGCGATAGCCATGACGGGCCTTGACCAGGACATGATGCAGAAGAACCTGAGCTGCCGCAGCATCGGCGAAGCCCAGAAGAACATGGTCTCCTTCAGCTTGGTGCTGGTGGTTGTGAACCTGGTCTTCCTCACCCTCGGGGCCATGCTCTTCCTGTATGCCGATCGCTTCGGGATCGCGCTGCCCGCGAAGGCCGATCAGATTTATCCGATGATCGCCACGGGCGGCACCTTGCCCATTGCAGCGGGCCTGCTCTTCATCCTCGGCCTGATCGCCGCGGCATACTCCAGCGCCGACAGCGCGCTCACGGCCCTCACCACCAGCGTATGCGTGGATGTGCTGGAGATCGACAAGCGGCCGGAGGAGCAGCGCCTGGCCCTGCGCCGCCGCGTTCACCTGATCATGAGCGCTGTGATGGTGGTGCTCATCCTGCTCTTCAAGGCACTGAACGACGATAGCGTGATCAAGACCGTGTTCAAGGTGGCGGGCTACACGTACGGGCCGCTGCTCGGGCTCTTCGCCTTCGGGATGATGACGCGCTTCGCGGTGCGCGATGCGTGGGTGCCTCTGGTGGCCGTGCTCTCTCCTGTGATCACGTACTTGCTCGACCTCTATAGCAAGGAGCTCTTCGGAGGCTACAGCTTCGGCTTCGAGCTGCTGCTGGTGAATGGTGCGCTCACCTTCGCGGGACTGGCTCTCTGCGCGCGTCCGCGCGGCAATGCCTGA
- a CDS encoding septum formation initiator family protein: MLRKLVSRIPARFRNRYGLVAALMLAWITLFADNDIWTLWKNHRALSSMRDQREWYDRELARTKEQLAEIASDKELLEKFARERYLMKRDNEDIFVLVAER, from the coding sequence ATGCTCCGCAAGCTCGTCTCCCGCATCCCAGCCCGATTCCGCAACCGGTACGGCCTGGTGGCGGCATTGATGCTCGCATGGATCACCCTCTTCGCGGATAACGACATCTGGACCCTGTGGAAGAACCACCGCGCGCTCAGCTCCATGCGCGACCAGCGCGAATGGTACGATCGAGAGCTGGCCCGCACCAAAGAGCAGCTCGCCGAGATCGCCAGCGACAAGGAACTCCTGGAGAAGTTCGCCCGGGAGCGCTATTTGATGAAGCGGGACAACGAGGACATCTTCGTGCTGGTGGCGGAGAGGTGA
- a CDS encoding porin, protein MMHRPIPALLIAALLMTCTARAQMTDSLSGGILRFMGYVDAYHAYDFGHSKDDDRPPFLYQYDRHNETDLNLGLLHLTFEKPRVRAAFGLMAGTYPQANLIAEPELLRNINEARVGIKLSRNRAIWLDAGVFTSHIGMESAIGIDNWTLTRSIVAENSPYYLSGARLTWTISKKIELAALHVNGWQRIRRIQNNIPCFGTQLLWTPSSRVKLNWSTFAGSDTPDSLGFYRIFNNLWFSWEKGAWGIQLCLDAGLQQAEGDSWNEWAGAVCIVKRRIGERFAPSGRIEYYTDPGQVIVPTGTPHGLTAFGYSLGLDLLVAPDAWVRLEGRTFHGVDALFESIHGTTQDNTAITACMAVRF, encoded by the coding sequence ATGATGCATAGGCCCATCCCTGCGCTGCTGATCGCTGCGCTGCTGATGACCTGCACCGCGCGTGCGCAGATGACTGATTCGCTTTCGGGCGGAATCCTGCGATTCATGGGCTATGTCGATGCCTACCATGCCTATGATTTCGGGCATAGCAAGGACGATGATCGCCCACCTTTCCTTTACCAGTACGATCGGCATAACGAAACCGACCTCAATCTCGGCCTGCTGCATCTCACATTCGAGAAGCCTCGCGTACGGGCGGCCTTCGGGCTGATGGCCGGCACCTACCCGCAGGCCAACCTCATTGCTGAACCTGAACTGCTCAGGAACATCAACGAAGCGCGGGTCGGAATCAAGCTGAGCCGGAACAGGGCCATTTGGCTCGATGCCGGCGTCTTCACCTCGCATATCGGCATGGAGTCGGCCATCGGCATCGACAACTGGACCCTCACGCGGAGCATCGTCGCGGAGAACTCACCATACTACCTCAGCGGCGCCCGGCTTACTTGGACGATCTCAAAGAAGATCGAGCTCGCCGCGCTCCACGTGAATGGCTGGCAGCGGATCAGGCGGATCCAGAACAACATCCCATGCTTCGGCACGCAGCTGCTGTGGACCCCGAGCAGCCGCGTGAAGCTCAACTGGAGCACCTTCGCTGGAAGCGACACCCCGGATAGCCTGGGGTTCTACAGGATCTTCAACAACCTCTGGTTCTCCTGGGAGAAAGGCGCTTGGGGCATTCAACTGTGCCTGGACGCAGGTCTGCAGCAGGCCGAAGGTGATTCCTGGAACGAGTGGGCCGGCGCGGTCTGCATCGTGAAACGGCGCATCGGAGAGCGCTTCGCCCCGTCCGGCCGAATCGAGTACTACACCGATCCGGGCCAGGTGATCGTGCCAACCGGAACACCGCATGGCTTGACCGCCTTCGGCTATTCACTGGGCCTGGACCTGCTGGTGGCGCCCGATGCATGGGTGCGCCTGGAAGGAAGGACCTTCCATGGCGTGGATGCGCTCTTCGAGAGCATCCACGGGACCACGCAGGACAACACAGCCATAACCGCATGCATGGCCGTTAGGTTCTGA